In Actinoplanes sp. NBC_00393, a single genomic region encodes these proteins:
- a CDS encoding ISAzo13 family transposase yields the protein MAVSEEERGRLAAKFEVILPHLDERQRRLLLGAEARVLGHGGIRAVARAAGVREGTVAAGVDELEAGVAPLGRVRRAGGGRKPVTEHDPALMPALLGLVEPDERGDPMSPLRWTTKSLRHLAQELAGRGHKAGPDTIAALLHGEGFSLQGNAKTLEGRRHPDRDAQFGYINEQVKDYLSSGDPVVSVDTKKKELVGAFANKGREWRPAGEPAVVRTHDFADPQLGQVIPYGVYDLAADTGWVAVGTDHNTAAFAVATLRRWWDGYGRDRYPNAGRLLITADAGGSNGYRTRAWKTDLAALAAEIGLPITVCHFPPGTSKWNRIEHRLFAHISMNWRARPLTSHETIVHTIAATTTSSGLRVHAELDTGHYPTGVVITDEQMSTLAIDRHDWHGDWNYTLRPDPATPAGEPATALPPLHHLAALVHPAITGMPDSAWNDLINRLTVPHQAQHEAFLHNLRGHARPRGGGRKIRVTLSHQLLATLLHDRYQLPRKVIADLFGVAGTTINVAIRNTRTLLTQIQHPIEPSNIRLTNHTDLAAHTRAAGFTAPALIKTAS from the coding sequence ATGGCGGTATCGGAGGAGGAACGGGGCAGGCTGGCAGCGAAGTTTGAGGTGATCTTGCCGCATCTGGACGAGCGGCAACGCCGGTTGCTGCTGGGTGCTGAGGCTCGGGTGCTGGGGCATGGCGGGATCCGGGCGGTAGCGCGAGCTGCCGGGGTCCGGGAGGGCACGGTGGCTGCGGGCGTCGATGAGTTGGAGGCCGGGGTGGCGCCGCTGGGCCGGGTCCGCCGTGCCGGTGGCGGCCGGAAGCCGGTGACCGAACATGATCCCGCTCTGATGCCGGCGTTGTTGGGGCTGGTCGAGCCGGACGAGCGGGGGGACCCGATGTCGCCGCTGCGATGGACGACGAAGTCGTTGCGCCACCTTGCGCAGGAACTGGCCGGGCGGGGTCATAAGGCCGGGCCGGACACGATCGCTGCTCTGCTGCACGGTGAGGGATTCAGCCTTCAGGGCAATGCCAAGACTCTGGAAGGCAGACGCCATCCCGACCGCGACGCCCAGTTCGGCTACATCAACGAGCAGGTCAAGGATTATCTGTCCAGCGGTGACCCGGTCGTCAGCGTCGATACGAAGAAGAAGGAACTCGTCGGCGCGTTCGCGAACAAGGGCCGCGAGTGGCGGCCTGCCGGTGAGCCGGCCGTAGTCCGCACCCACGACTTCGCCGATCCGCAGCTGGGACAGGTGATCCCCTACGGGGTCTACGACCTGGCCGCCGACACCGGCTGGGTCGCCGTCGGCACCGACCACAACACCGCCGCGTTCGCCGTCGCCACTCTGCGCCGCTGGTGGGACGGCTACGGCCGTGACCGCTACCCGAACGCCGGACGGCTCTTGATCACCGCGGACGCCGGCGGATCCAACGGCTACCGCACTCGCGCCTGGAAAACGGATCTGGCCGCTCTCGCCGCCGAAATCGGGCTACCGATCACCGTCTGCCACTTCCCGCCCGGCACCAGTAAATGGAACCGTATCGAGCATCGCTTGTTCGCCCACATCTCGATGAACTGGCGGGCACGACCCCTGACCAGCCACGAGACCATCGTCCACACGATCGCCGCGACCACCACCAGCAGCGGGCTGCGCGTGCACGCCGAACTCGACACCGGCCACTACCCGACCGGCGTCGTCATCACCGACGAGCAGATGAGCACCCTGGCCATCGACCGTCACGACTGGCACGGCGACTGGAACTACACCCTGCGCCCCGACCCGGCCACACCCGCCGGCGAACCCGCGACAGCCCTACCACCGCTGCATCACCTGGCCGCGCTGGTGCACCCGGCCATCACCGGCATGCCCGACAGCGCATGGAACGACCTGATCAACCGGCTCACCGTTCCCCATCAAGCCCAACACGAAGCGTTCCTGCACAACCTGCGCGGCCACGCCCGGCCCCGCGGCGGCGGCCGCAAGATCCGCGTCACCCTCAGCCACCAACTACTGGCCACCTTGCTCCACGACCGCTACCAACTGCCCCGCAAGGTCATCGCCGATCTGTTCGGCGTCGCCGGCACCACCATCAACGTCGCCATCCGCAACACCCGCACCCTGCTCACCCAAATCCAGCACCCCATCGAACCCAGCAACATCCGCCTCACCAACCACACCGACCTCGCCGCTCACACCCGCGCCGCCGGATTCACCGCACCCGCCTTGATCAAAACAGCGAGTTAA
- a CDS encoding RNA polymerase-binding protein RbpA, whose product MGERMLRGSRLGAVSYESDRNTELAPRQTREYLCVKGHQFEVPFAVDAEVPTTWECKFDGSVARLVDGSEPEQKKAKPPRTHWDMLLERRSIAELEDILNERLQEVRTRRGR is encoded by the coding sequence ATGGGCGAACGCATGCTGCGCGGCAGCCGTCTAGGCGCAGTCAGCTACGAGTCCGACCGTAACACCGAGCTTGCGCCCCGACAGACCCGTGAGTACCTCTGCGTCAAGGGTCACCAGTTCGAGGTCCCGTTCGCTGTCGACGCCGAGGTGCCCACCACCTGGGAGTGCAAGTTCGACGGCAGCGTGGCCCGTCTGGTCGACGGCAGCGAGCCGGAGCAGAAGAAGGCGAAGCCGCCGCGCACCCACTGGGACATGCTGCTCGAGCGGCGTTCGATCGCCGAGCTCGAGGACATCCTCAACGAGCGGCTCCAGGAGGTCCGCACCCGCCGCGGCCGCTGA
- a CDS encoding serine/threonine protein kinase has translation MTAPETDTETRPCAHCGRPVPQRASAGRPFRYCRDNDGECQRASRNVRMRHRSSPGLAGSVARTWEVVDRLDTLVGTLTEALHSEMSPAGVERQVAEVRAETSRQVAAAHAERDDARRDAEQAATATAAAQQIAAAATAERDEARHRAADAERAAEEAGKRAQEAAAARDEAVRTATAAAALRERAETERDAAADELETTRRDLQETRGQRDTAERDLATALKEATDFRRTAEAAQKRSQAEIADLKASASQARTEAEQAVKRADVAAQERDEASAQAQQARAEASAVRAELAAALTSQDDLRRTVEELKRSASDHADLERRLAAARSEADTAHERVAQLTSQVSDLASALASLGAAHPPAPSQSAAPSQSAAPAQSAAPAQAAAPAQSAAPAQSVPSGGS, from the coding sequence ATGACTGCACCGGAGACCGACACCGAGACCCGCCCCTGCGCGCACTGCGGCCGCCCCGTGCCGCAGCGCGCCTCCGCCGGGCGGCCGTTCCGCTACTGCCGCGACAACGACGGCGAATGCCAGCGGGCCTCCCGCAACGTGCGGATGCGGCACCGCTCCTCCCCCGGCCTGGCCGGCTCGGTAGCCCGCACCTGGGAGGTCGTCGACCGCCTGGACACCCTGGTGGGCACGCTGACCGAAGCGTTGCACTCGGAGATGTCCCCGGCGGGCGTGGAGCGTCAGGTCGCCGAGGTGCGCGCCGAGACGTCCCGGCAGGTAGCGGCCGCGCACGCCGAGCGGGACGACGCCCGCCGCGACGCCGAGCAGGCCGCCACCGCGACCGCCGCGGCCCAGCAGATCGCCGCCGCGGCAACCGCGGAACGCGACGAGGCACGGCACCGGGCCGCCGACGCGGAACGGGCCGCCGAGGAGGCCGGCAAGCGCGCCCAGGAGGCCGCAGCGGCGCGGGACGAGGCAGTGCGCACGGCAACCGCGGCCGCCGCGCTACGCGAACGAGCCGAGACCGAACGCGATGCCGCGGCCGACGAACTCGAGACGACGCGCCGCGACCTCCAGGAGACCCGCGGCCAGCGCGACACCGCGGAACGCGATCTGGCCACCGCGCTCAAGGAAGCTACAGATTTCCGGCGTACGGCCGAAGCGGCGCAAAAACGCTCTCAAGCGGAGATTGCCGACCTCAAGGCCTCGGCGTCCCAGGCGCGAACCGAAGCCGAGCAAGCCGTCAAGCGCGCGGACGTCGCGGCTCAGGAGCGGGACGAGGCCTCTGCTCAGGCGCAACAGGCGCGCGCGGAGGCGTCCGCCGTCCGTGCGGAACTCGCCGCGGCCCTGACCTCGCAGGACGACCTCCGCCGAACCGTCGAGGAGCTCAAGCGTTCCGCCTCGGATCACGCCGATCTGGAGCGCCGCCTCGCTGCTGCCCGGTCCGAGGCCGACACCGCCCACGAGCGGGTCGCCCAGCTGACCTCGCAGGTCAGCGACCTCGCGTCGGCCCTGGCCTCCCTCGGCGCGGCGCACCCACCCGCGCCTTCCCAGTCGGCCGCGCCTTCCCAGTCGGCCGCGCCGGCTCAGTCGGCCGCGCCGGCTCAGGCGGCCGCGCCGGCTCAGTCGGCCGCGCCGGCTCAGTCGGTGCCGTCCGGCGGGAGCTGA
- a CDS encoding molybdopterin molybdotransferase MoeA, with protein sequence MQSFTLGAAASHRHPVGMAWSRAYDLARDTPRPLPAEPAEVNSALGRVLAEPVCAAVPVPAFDCAAMDGYAVAGPGPWTVIGRVLAGAAGPGELAAGTGVEIGTGAPVPDGAEAVLPYEDCRREGAIVTGRLGPRSHIRRVGEDGPAGDLVVPAGRTVTATVAAAAVQAGVEQVLAYRRPTVTLLVTGDEVITAGLPGPGQVRDSFTGLVGAVTSRAGGELTERRHLRDDAALLRDALDAGTDVIVVSGSSSRGAADHLHAVLEERRATWHVRGVACRPGHPQGLAELPDGRWVVSLPGNPYAGLVAALTLLEPLLHTLGGRVTGPLPRRPVTGAARLMRDGVRVVPVLWDGRIVGGSGAAGLRAAAAADALAVLPAGWIDGDAAVTLALP encoded by the coding sequence GTGCAGTCCTTCACCCTCGGCGCGGCCGCGTCGCATCGGCATCCGGTCGGCATGGCCTGGTCCCGGGCCTACGACCTGGCCCGGGACACGCCGCGCCCGCTGCCCGCCGAACCGGCCGAGGTGAACTCGGCGCTCGGCCGGGTCCTCGCCGAACCGGTCTGTGCCGCGGTGCCGGTGCCGGCCTTCGACTGCGCGGCCATGGACGGCTACGCCGTGGCCGGCCCTGGTCCGTGGACCGTGATCGGCCGGGTTCTCGCCGGCGCCGCCGGTCCGGGGGAGTTGGCGGCCGGGACGGGGGTCGAGATCGGCACCGGGGCGCCGGTTCCGGACGGGGCCGAGGCGGTGCTGCCGTACGAGGACTGCCGGCGAGAAGGAGCGATCGTCACCGGCAGGCTCGGCCCGCGCAGCCACATTCGGCGGGTGGGTGAGGACGGGCCGGCCGGGGATCTGGTTGTGCCGGCCGGGAGAACGGTGACCGCCACAGTTGCGGCTGCGGCGGTGCAGGCCGGGGTCGAGCAGGTTCTCGCGTACCGGCGGCCGACGGTGACACTGCTGGTCACCGGGGACGAGGTGATCACCGCGGGTCTGCCGGGGCCGGGGCAGGTGCGGGATTCGTTCACCGGGCTGGTCGGCGCGGTGACCTCGCGGGCCGGTGGAGAGCTGACGGAGCGTCGCCACCTGCGGGACGACGCGGCACTTCTGCGTGACGCGCTCGACGCGGGGACCGATGTCATCGTGGTGAGCGGCTCGTCGTCGCGCGGGGCCGCCGACCACCTGCACGCCGTGCTTGAAGAGCGGCGGGCCACCTGGCACGTGCGGGGTGTCGCCTGCCGGCCGGGACATCCGCAGGGCCTCGCCGAGCTTCCGGACGGGCGGTGGGTGGTCAGCCTGCCCGGGAACCCGTACGCCGGGCTGGTCGCGGCGCTCACGCTGCTCGAACCGCTGCTGCACACGCTCGGCGGGCGAGTCACCGGGCCGCTGCCGCGACGGCCGGTGACCGGGGCGGCCCGGTTGATGCGGGACGGCGTACGCGTCGTACCGGTGCTGTGGGACGGCCGCATCGTCGGAGGCAGCGGCGCCGCCGGTCTGCGTGCTGCCGCGGCGGCGGACGCGCTCGCCGTGCTGCCCGCCGGCTGGATCGACGGCGACGCGGCGGTGACGCTCGCCCTACCATGA
- a CDS encoding NfeD family protein has protein sequence MTVATVVFLVIGGVGIALLAFALLGGELAHIGNISADGLVSLEAIAGFLGAFGFAGAITSELLDARTPGLIAASAAVAAVAAVIAAWLALKLSRAARDMPTDATPTRQHLVGTLGVVVTPVPAGSGYGEVRIRLGGQPVKLNARADQALPAGTQIFVVEAPTDTSVVVEATPTPGRA, from the coding sequence GTGACGGTGGCGACCGTGGTGTTCCTGGTGATCGGCGGGGTGGGGATCGCGCTACTGGCGTTCGCTCTGCTCGGCGGGGAACTGGCGCACATCGGCAACATCAGCGCGGACGGGCTGGTCTCTCTCGAGGCGATCGCCGGATTCCTGGGCGCGTTCGGGTTCGCCGGCGCGATCACCTCGGAGCTGCTCGATGCGCGTACCCCCGGATTGATCGCCGCCTCCGCGGCGGTGGCCGCCGTGGCCGCGGTGATTGCCGCCTGGCTCGCGCTGAAGCTGTCCCGCGCGGCCCGCGACATGCCGACCGACGCCACCCCCACCCGGCAGCACCTCGTCGGCACGCTCGGCGTGGTGGTCACGCCGGTGCCCGCCGGCAGCGGCTACGGCGAGGTGCGGATCCGGCTCGGCGGGCAGCCGGTGAAACTCAACGCCCGCGCCGACCAGGCCCTGCCGGCCGGCACCCAGATCTTCGTGGTGGAAGCACCCACCGACACCTCCGTCGTCGTCGAGGCGACGCCAACCCCCGGAAGGGCATAA
- a CDS encoding flotillin family protein, with amino-acid sequence MSPLLIAIGGALLLIILLVLFVLSRIKVAGPNEAFIITGRKGRVTQSADGTSSTDLSGQKVVMGASVFVMPVVQRLQSLDLSSRRIDVSIKGAVSKQGIRAELHGVAIVKVGGTEDAIRAAAQRFLHQQAEIEDFTREVLAGALRSIVGRLTVEEIIRDRAAFASAVAEEAEHSMTNQGLVLDTFQLQDILAEGSYLQDLGRPEAARVLKDAAIAEARARQAAEQERLLAEEAIAEAQRNLNLKQASIAAEIDAAKAKSAAAGPLAQAERDQAILAEQQKVAEQNAELKQRQLDTEVRKPADAARYKVEQEAEAARNASVIGADAQRQATIAAAQASAEQARLTGEGERARRAALAEAHAIEGAKDGEAEQRRRTAIADAIEREGAAEAAAILARGQAEAEAMARKAEAFAAYGEAAVLDLLVKVLPQVVEAASAPMGAIDKMTVISTDGASSLTKSVANNVAQGLQLGSDLTGVDLTGLLAKLGAAGVRGTSEANGREIE; translated from the coding sequence ATGTCACCACTGCTGATCGCGATCGGCGGCGCGTTGCTGCTGATCATCCTGCTCGTGCTGTTCGTGCTCTCCCGGATCAAGGTGGCCGGGCCGAACGAGGCGTTCATCATCACCGGGCGCAAGGGCCGGGTGACGCAGTCGGCGGACGGCACCAGCAGCACCGACCTGTCCGGTCAGAAGGTCGTGATGGGCGCCTCGGTGTTCGTCATGCCGGTCGTGCAGCGTCTCCAGTCCCTCGACCTGTCCAGCCGCCGCATCGACGTCAGCATCAAGGGCGCGGTGTCGAAGCAGGGCATCCGCGCCGAGCTGCACGGCGTCGCCATCGTCAAGGTCGGCGGCACCGAGGACGCGATCCGCGCCGCCGCCCAGCGGTTCCTGCACCAGCAGGCCGAGATCGAGGACTTCACCCGTGAGGTGCTCGCCGGCGCGCTGCGCTCGATCGTCGGCCGGCTGACCGTCGAGGAGATCATCCGGGACCGGGCGGCGTTCGCCAGCGCGGTCGCCGAGGAGGCCGAGCACTCGATGACCAACCAGGGTCTGGTGCTCGACACGTTCCAGCTGCAGGACATCCTGGCCGAAGGGTCGTACCTGCAGGACCTGGGCCGGCCCGAGGCCGCCCGCGTGCTCAAGGACGCGGCGATCGCCGAGGCCCGCGCCCGGCAGGCCGCCGAGCAGGAGCGGCTGCTCGCCGAGGAGGCCATCGCCGAGGCGCAGCGCAACCTGAACCTCAAGCAGGCCTCCATCGCTGCCGAGATCGACGCCGCCAAGGCCAAGTCGGCGGCCGCCGGCCCGCTCGCCCAGGCGGAGCGGGACCAGGCGATCCTCGCCGAACAGCAGAAGGTCGCCGAGCAGAACGCCGAGCTCAAGCAGCGCCAGCTCGACACCGAGGTGCGCAAGCCGGCCGACGCGGCGCGGTACAAGGTCGAGCAGGAGGCCGAGGCGGCCCGCAACGCGTCGGTCATCGGCGCCGACGCGCAGCGGCAGGCCACCATCGCGGCCGCTCAGGCGTCAGCGGAGCAGGCGCGGCTCACCGGTGAGGGTGAGCGGGCCCGCCGGGCCGCGCTCGCCGAGGCGCACGCCATCGAGGGTGCCAAGGATGGTGAGGCGGAGCAGCGCCGGCGTACCGCGATCGCCGACGCGATCGAGCGTGAGGGCGCGGCCGAGGCCGCGGCCATCCTGGCCCGTGGGCAGGCGGAGGCCGAGGCGATGGCGCGCAAGGCCGAGGCATTCGCGGCGTACGGTGAAGCGGCCGTTCTCGACCTGCTGGTGAAGGTGCTGCCGCAGGTCGTCGAGGCGGCCAGCGCGCCGATGGGTGCGATCGACAAGATGACGGTAATCTCGACGGACGGCGCTTCGTCGCTGACCAAGTCGGTCGCCAACAACGTGGCCCAGGGCCTGCAGCTCGGCAGCGACCTGACCGGCGTCGACCTGACCGGCCTGCTCGCCAAGCTCGGCGCCGCCGGGGTGCGGGGCACCAGCGAGGCGAACGGCCGCGAGATCGAGTAG
- a CDS encoding response regulator: protein MAVKTRTATVLVVDDDEGVRELIAFLLQRAGYRAVTATDGPEALRIFTDTRPDLVILDMVMPGLDGVSVCERIRADAATAAMPVVMMSGRATKTEIASAFASGAVEYLDKPVHPGELISLLRMLLPDR, encoded by the coding sequence ATGGCCGTGAAGACCCGCACCGCCACGGTCCTGGTCGTCGACGACGACGAGGGCGTCCGGGAGCTGATCGCCTTCCTGCTGCAGCGGGCCGGCTACCGGGCCGTCACCGCGACCGACGGCCCGGAAGCATTGCGGATCTTCACTGATACCCGGCCCGACCTGGTCATCCTGGACATGGTGATGCCGGGCCTGGACGGCGTCAGCGTCTGCGAGCGGATCCGCGCTGATGCTGCGACCGCCGCGATGCCGGTGGTCATGATGAGCGGGCGGGCGACGAAGACGGAGATCGCGTCGGCCTTCGCTTCGGGCGCCGTCGAATACCTCGACAAGCCGGTCCACCCGGGCGAACTGATCTCACTGCTGCGCATGCTGCTGCCCGATCGCTGA
- a CDS encoding IS701 family transposase, which translates to MTVEQVQGWDEAFQEFFLEFSHHFGRVETRWQARKYLRGLMAPIERRNSWTLAEHAGDATPDSMQALLCSPCFDRDAVRDAVRARIVAELGDPGGVLVADETGFIKKGKHSAGVQRQYTGTTGKVDNCQIGVFLAYHAPAGQALIDRELYLPASWTDDRDRCRKANIGDEVAFATKPQQAKTMLERAVDAGTPFAWFTADEAYGQNRGLRDWCEEQDIHYVMATRKDHEVPAGLHTTTRVDALISRIRAGAWRRISCGDGAHGPRVYDWVSTPIRAEFPHGRRGWVLARRNINTGELAYYVCFGPRGTRLRTLVRTAGSRWAVEEGFQTTKNEVGLDQYQARRYDGWYAHITLAMAAAAFLIVTRTTENAASKHPPTMTRTA; encoded by the coding sequence GTGACGGTTGAGCAGGTTCAGGGTTGGGATGAGGCGTTCCAGGAGTTCTTCCTGGAGTTCTCGCACCATTTCGGCCGGGTGGAGACCCGCTGGCAGGCACGGAAGTACTTGCGCGGATTGATGGCTCCGATCGAACGGCGTAACAGCTGGACCCTCGCCGAGCATGCCGGTGATGCCACCCCGGACTCGATGCAAGCGCTGCTGTGCAGCCCGTGTTTCGACCGGGACGCGGTCCGTGACGCTGTCCGGGCCCGGATCGTCGCGGAGCTCGGCGATCCGGGTGGAGTGCTGGTCGCTGACGAGACCGGGTTCATCAAGAAGGGCAAACACTCCGCCGGGGTCCAACGGCAGTACACCGGGACCACCGGCAAGGTCGACAACTGCCAGATCGGGGTTTTCCTCGCCTATCACGCCCCGGCCGGGCAGGCGTTGATCGACCGGGAGCTGTATCTGCCGGCATCGTGGACCGACGACCGAGACCGGTGCCGCAAGGCGAACATCGGCGACGAGGTCGCGTTCGCGACCAAACCACAGCAGGCGAAAACCATGCTGGAACGCGCCGTCGACGCCGGGACGCCGTTCGCCTGGTTCACCGCCGACGAGGCCTACGGCCAGAACCGGGGTCTGCGCGACTGGTGCGAAGAACAAGACATCCACTACGTGATGGCCACCCGCAAAGATCATGAGGTGCCTGCCGGACTGCACACCACCACCCGCGTCGACGCCCTCATCAGCCGAATCCGGGCCGGGGCATGGCGGCGGATCTCCTGCGGCGACGGCGCCCATGGGCCGCGGGTCTACGACTGGGTGTCCACCCCGATCCGTGCTGAGTTCCCGCACGGCCGCCGCGGCTGGGTTCTCGCCCGCCGCAACATCAACACCGGCGAGCTGGCCTACTACGTGTGCTTCGGCCCGCGCGGTACCCGGCTACGGACTCTCGTTCGCACGGCGGGCTCACGGTGGGCGGTCGAGGAGGGCTTCCAGACCACCAAGAACGAGGTCGGCCTGGACCAGTACCAGGCCCGCCGCTACGACGGCTGGTATGCCCACATCACCCTGGCCATGGCCGCCGCCGCGTTCCTCATCGTCACCCGCACCACCGAGAACGCCGCCAGCAAACACCCGCCGACGATGACGAGGACGGCCTGA
- a CDS encoding RtcB family protein — translation MQRVNDRLVNWASLIEDDTLRQAEKASRLPFIHPHIALMPDAHLGKGATVGSVIPTLGALIPAAVGVDIGCGMAAVRTRYHRDDLPPNLGPLRLAIEKAVPLSAGAYNTRLTDSARARVGRLSESAGFDPGRYAKNWQLQLGTLGSGNHFIEVCHDENGTVWLFLHSGSRGVGNKIAGHHIRVAQEIMLRDGISLPDRDLAYLTEGTDEFAAYLHELRWAQSFALANRDEMMDRVIACFADFVGAPVEELERVQCHHNYTEQETHYGKQVWLSRKGAINAAAGVPGLIPGSMGDASYVVVGKGNATALNSAPHGAGRAYSRSRARKTFTREQLREAMKGIEFRDTDAFLDEIPQAYKPIDVVMRDAADLVTIRHTLRQLVNVKGD, via the coding sequence ATGCAACGGGTCAACGACCGCCTGGTCAACTGGGCCAGTCTCATCGAGGACGACACCCTGCGGCAGGCGGAGAAGGCGTCCCGGCTGCCGTTCATCCATCCGCACATCGCCCTGATGCCGGACGCCCACCTGGGCAAAGGCGCCACGGTCGGCTCGGTCATCCCGACGCTCGGCGCGCTCATCCCGGCTGCCGTCGGCGTCGACATCGGCTGCGGCATGGCGGCCGTACGCACCCGCTATCACCGCGACGACCTGCCGCCGAACCTCGGCCCGCTGCGCCTCGCGATCGAGAAGGCGGTGCCGCTGTCGGCGGGCGCCTACAACACCCGGCTCACCGACTCGGCCCGCGCCCGGGTCGGCCGGCTGAGCGAGTCGGCCGGCTTCGACCCCGGCCGGTACGCGAAGAACTGGCAGCTCCAGCTCGGCACCCTGGGCAGCGGCAACCACTTCATCGAGGTGTGCCACGACGAGAACGGCACGGTGTGGCTCTTCCTGCACTCCGGCTCGCGCGGTGTCGGCAACAAGATCGCCGGCCATCACATCCGGGTCGCCCAGGAGATCATGCTTCGGGACGGGATCAGCCTGCCGGACCGCGACCTGGCCTATCTGACCGAGGGCACCGACGAGTTCGCGGCGTACCTGCACGAGCTGCGCTGGGCGCAGAGCTTCGCGCTCGCCAATCGCGACGAGATGATGGACCGGGTGATCGCCTGCTTCGCCGATTTCGTCGGCGCGCCGGTCGAGGAGCTGGAACGGGTGCAGTGCCACCACAACTACACCGAGCAGGAGACCCACTACGGCAAGCAGGTGTGGCTGTCCCGCAAGGGCGCCATCAACGCCGCCGCCGGCGTGCCGGGCCTGATCCCCGGTTCGATGGGCGACGCCTCGTACGTGGTGGTCGGCAAGGGCAACGCGACCGCGCTGAACTCCGCACCGCACGGCGCCGGCCGCGCCTACTCCCGCTCCCGGGCCCGCAAGACGTTCACCCGGGAACAGTTGCGTGAGGCGATGAAGGGCATCGAATTCCGCGACACCGACGCCTTCCTGGACGAGATCCCGCAGGCGTACAAACCGATCGACGTGGTCATGCGCGATGCCGCCGACCTGGTCACGATCCGCCACACCCTGCGGCAGCTGGTCAACGTCAAAGGTGATTGA
- a CDS encoding STAS domain-containing protein — translation MSFDCTIERNGDTIVVIPEGDVDIDNAAVLRQVLQQVLDRRDCAHLEVDMSSVTFLDSSGLGMLVAARRAAQAQGATLRLSSPGPVVRMVLEVTNLHDGFVKEDA, via the coding sequence ATGTCGTTCGACTGCACCATCGAGCGCAACGGCGACACCATCGTCGTCATCCCGGAGGGCGACGTGGACATCGACAACGCCGCCGTGCTCCGTCAGGTACTCCAGCAGGTCCTCGACCGCCGCGACTGCGCCCACCTGGAGGTGGACATGAGTTCGGTGACGTTCCTGGACTCGTCGGGGCTGGGCATGCTGGTGGCGGCCCGCCGTGCCGCGCAGGCCCAGGGCGCCACGTTGCGACTGAGTTCTCCCGGGCCCGTCGTGCGGATGGTCCTGGAGGTGACGAACCTGCACGACGGGTTCGTGAAAGAGGACGCTTGA
- a CDS encoding YunG family protein, producing MIELDTVTTVLRAAWGADTCDPHDLPDWRPDNPARGQCGVTALVVHDLFGGELVLGEVHVDGVRTGYHYWNRLPGGREVDLTAGQFRPDEVITGGAVQQRPPGTPRRCRDQYELLRARVLADPQIQPCLRAIRAAS from the coding sequence ATGATCGAACTCGACACGGTGACCACCGTCCTGCGCGCCGCCTGGGGCGCCGACACCTGCGACCCGCACGACCTGCCGGACTGGCGGCCGGACAACCCGGCCCGCGGCCAGTGCGGGGTGACCGCTCTGGTCGTGCACGACCTGTTCGGTGGGGAACTGGTGCTGGGGGAGGTGCACGTCGACGGCGTCCGGACCGGGTACCACTACTGGAACCGGCTGCCCGGCGGGCGCGAGGTCGACCTCACCGCCGGCCAGTTCCGCCCGGACGAGGTGATCACCGGGGGCGCGGTTCAGCAGCGGCCGCCGGGCACACCCCGGCGTTGCCGCGATCAGTACGAGCTACTACGCGCCCGGGTTCTCGCGGACCCTCAGATCCAGCCGTGCTTGCGGGCGATCCGCGCCGCCTCGTGA
- a CDS encoding response regulator transcription factor: protein MIRILLADDEHLIRGALAALLALEEDLVVVGQAATGAEAIAAARALRPDVAVVDLQMPDLDGVAVAARLRDEVPDCRTMIVTSHGRPGHLKQALAAGVRGFLPKTVSADDLAMVVRTVHGGGRYVDPQLAAEAISAGDSPLTAREADVLQLAAEGAPVDEIARRASLSPGTVRNYLSSAAGKVGAANRHEAARIARKHGWI, encoded by the coding sequence GTGATTCGCATTCTGCTCGCGGACGACGAGCACCTGATCCGCGGCGCGCTCGCAGCCCTGCTGGCCCTGGAGGAGGACCTCGTCGTGGTCGGGCAGGCCGCCACCGGCGCCGAGGCGATCGCCGCCGCCCGTGCCCTGCGCCCGGACGTCGCCGTCGTCGACCTGCAGATGCCGGACCTGGACGGCGTCGCGGTCGCGGCCCGGCTGCGCGACGAGGTGCCGGACTGCCGCACGATGATCGTCACCAGTCACGGCCGGCCCGGGCACCTGAAGCAGGCGCTCGCCGCCGGCGTACGCGGCTTCCTGCCGAAAACCGTCTCCGCCGACGACCTGGCCATGGTGGTGCGGACGGTGCACGGCGGCGGCCGGTACGTCGACCCGCAACTGGCCGCCGAGGCGATCAGCGCCGGTGACAGCCCGCTCACCGCACGCGAGGCGGACGTGTTGCAGCTCGCGGCGGAGGGTGCTCCGGTCGACGAGATCGCCCGGCGGGCGTCGCTCTCGCCGGGGACCGTGCGCAACTACCTCTCCTCAGCGGCCGGCAAGGTCGGCGCGGCCAACCGTCACGAGGCGGCGCGGATCGCCCGCAAGCACGGCTGGATCTGA